Genomic DNA from Halorussus rarus:
CTTTTTCTACGAGTGACGCAGCCGGGAGTGCCCCGGCCGAGCGCGCCGGAGCGCCGGACCGCACTCGTGTGTCGCGCTCCCGAGAACTACCACCCGGGTTGATACGGCTGGTCGTAGTGGGTCCTGTCCGGGTGGAGAGATGAGAGAGACAGACTCGAACGACGCGAGGGAGCGCGAGGAGACCGACGACCGGCCGGTCGACCGCCGGACGATGCTGAAGGGGACCGCGGCGGCGGGGCTCGCCGGCGGCGCACTGTCGGGGAGCGGGGCGGCCCAGAGCCTCCCCAACAAGATCAGGATCGAGGCCGACGAGACGCCGCTTTGGTACGAAATCAGCGTGAGCGGGCGGATCGTGAAGGGCTCGCAGGCCGGCGAGACCGACGAGATATCCGACGACGGGACGACCGTCGAGGGGTACGAGCGGGACGACAACAACGGCGTCGACGACTACCGGTTCTCGGGCCGGATCACCGGCTTCGAGGTCACGGAGGGGTCGGTGGATTCGATCAGCGTCAACGGCGAGACCGTCGACGACCCGGTCGGACTCCCGGAGTCGTCGGACGACTCGGACTCGGCGAACGGGTCGCAACTGCCGAACGCGGTCACCATCGAGCCCGGGAACGAGGGCGAGCGGGTGGCCTATCACTTCCGGGTGTCCGGGACCGTCGAGCCCGGGCCGGAGGCCGGCACCCTCGGCGTCGACACCATCGAGGACAACGTCGTCCAGGGCAAGGTCGGCGGGTCCATCGAGGGCAACGACGACCCGGTCGACGACTACCTCTTCTCGGGCGCCATCGCGTTCGACGACGCCGACGGCCCGCTGACCGTGACCATCGAGTTCGGCGGCGAGTGATCGAATCGTCGGTCGGAAGCCGGGCGGCCTTTTTTCCGGACCGGATTCGCCGCGCTCGCTCGGGTCCGCCACAGGTCGTGTGCACGCTCGAGGTCCCGCGCAGAATCCCGTCAGACAGGAAAACCCTCATACCATCCCCAACCCAACGGTTCGGGTATGGCCGAACGCGCGTGGCAGGACATCATCGTCGGCGACCGGATGGCGGTCGACCAGGAGTTCGCACAGCGAGTCACGGATTCGGAGTTCTCCCGTCAGGAGTGGGGGCTCATCATGACCGCGGTGGAGTTCGAGATAGAGCACCCCGACGACGACGAGCGCGCCCGGATCGTCGCCGACACCTCGAAGGTCGAGCAGGTGATGCCCGAACTCGAGAACATCCGCAACCAGATGAACTCGATGGCGGGCGGCGGTGGCGGCGGCGACGGCGGCGGAGGCGTCTTCGACTCGGTGAAGGACGCGCTCGGGCTGGGCGGCGGTGGCGGCGGCGTCGACCGGGAGCGGGTCGAGGCGGCCAACCGGCTCGCTCAGGAGTACGCGGGCGAGCTCCAGCAGCGGCTCGAGTCCCAGGGCAAGTGGAAGCAGGTCCGCAACGCCGCGAGCGACTGATGTGCGGACACCGACCCGAGCGGACGCTCCTGTCGGGGAGCTTCGCCCCGGGCGCGTGGCGGTACGCCCTGCTGGCGCTCGCGCTGGCGATACCGGTCTCGGTGCTATCGCGGCTCGGGAAGTGCTCGCGGCGCTGGAACCTTGCGGCCCCGGCGCTGGCCGTCGGCGCACTGCTCTTCCACCGCGACCCCGACCGGACCCCGCCCGACTCGGGCGTCCTGGCGCCCGCGGACGGTCGCGTCTCGGTGGTGCGCGAGGAGGGCGACCGGGTCCGCGTCGGCGTGTTCATGAACGTCACCGACGTCCACGTCAACCGCGCGCCGGTCGGCGGTCGGGTCGAAGCGGTCGACCACGAACCGGGCAAGCACCGGCCGGCGTTCTCGAAGGAGTCGGACAGAAACGAGAAGCTCCACGTCCGGTTCCCGGACCACGAGGTGACGCTCGTCGCCGGGGCGTTCGCCCGGCGCATCCACCCCTACGTCGACGAGGGCGACCACCTCGGCCGGGGCGAGCGACTCGGCCACATCTCGTTCGGGAGCCGCGCCGACGTTCTGCTCCCAGAGTCGGTCGACCACGCGGACCTGACCGTCCGGCGGGGTCAGAAGGTCCGGGCGGGCGAGACGAGGATCGCCGAACTCTAGTCGCCGCTGTAGTCGCCGCCGTGAAACAGCGTCCGCTCCTCGGCCTCGTAGATGCTGATGAGTTCGCCGACGATCTCGTCGTAGGACTCGTCCTCCACCCGGAGGCTGTCCAGGCGTTCGATGGTCTCCTCGTCGAGTTCGATCTGTGGCATCGGGCGAGCGTACGCTGCGGACCTCCTTAAGCGACCGGGGCCCCTTCCGAACGGGCGATGCGGTGCGCCGAATGCCCGTCGGTTCGGCCGCTCGCGACACGGAGACGAGTATCCATCCTCCGGTCGGCGGGACGGTCCCGCGTCAATCTCGTCCGGCCACCTTAAATTACGGGTACGATTGCGGAATCAACCGGGCGAGGAAGTCGCGTAACTACCAGTTACCGGTGGCGCCAACGGTTGATTACGGGGATGTAGGTACTGGATAACAAAGTGGGTAGGATTGTGTGTATCTATCGCGCAGACATGACCACGACCGACAACCGCCTCACCAACGGCGACGACACGATGGCCGAGAACCGATGTCAGAGCTGCGGCTCCTTCGTCACGCGGGACTTCGCACGCGTATTCGGGAACAACCACAACGAGGTGTTCGGCTGTCTGGAGTGCATGACCGCGACGGAAGTCAAGAAGGGAGGGGCGCGGGCCGACGAGGTCGACACGACCAACCTCATCGGCGGCCGCGAACCGCTCCGATAACTCGTTCGGGACCGTTCCGGAACTATTCTCGTCGACTCAGAGTTCGGCCAGCACCGCCTCGGTCACGTCGCTCGTCGTCGCGTCGCCGCCGAGGTCGGGGGTGTGGGGCCCCGACGCCAGCACGGACTCCACGGCCGCGCGGACGCGCTGGCCGGCGTCGTCGTAGCCCAGATACTCCAGCAGCATCGCCGCCGACAGGATGGCGGCGCTCGGGTTCGCGACGCCCTCGCCGGCGATGTCGGGTGCGGTGCCGTGGACCGGCTCGAACAGCGCGCGCTCCCCGCCGACGTTCGCGCTGGGTAGCAGGCCCAGCCCGCCGACCAGCCCGGCCGCCAGATCAGACAGCATGTCGCCCGCGAGGTTCGGACAGACGACGACGTCGTAGTCCTCGGGGCGCTGGACCAGATGCATCGCCAGCGCGTCCATCAGCGCGTCGTCGGTCGGCACGTCGTACTCCTCGCCGACCCGCCGCGCGGTCTCCAGGAAGAGCCCGTCGGTGGTCCGCATCACGTTGGCCTTGTGGGCTATCGTCACGCCTAACCCGCGGTCGGCGGCGTACTCGAAGCCGTAACGCGCGATTTCCGCCGAGGCGGACTCGGTAACGACCCGTGTCAGCGTGGTTACGCCCGGCGCAATCTCGGACTCGTGGCCCGCGTAGACGCCCTCGGTGTTCTCCCGGACGAACACCAGGTCGGTCTCGGGGTTCGGGGCGTCGATGCCGGGGTAGGCACGGACCGGCCGGACGTTGGCGAACGAGTCGACCGCCCGCCGGAGCGGGATGATGACGTCGGCCGCGGTCTCGCCGGCCGCGCCGAACAGGGTCGCGTCGGCGCTCGCCGCGAGCTCGCGGGTCTCGTCGGGCAGCGCCTCGCCGGTCCGCTCCTTCACCTCGTCGCCGGCCTCGGCCTCGGTGAACTCGAAGTCGGGGCCGACCGCCTCCAGCACGTCGCGGGCCGCGGCGGTGACCTCCCGTCCGATGCCGTCCCCGGGGATTACGACGACGTGCTCGGAACCGTCCGCAGTCATTCGGCCTCCTCCACGTACGGCAGGCCGGCCGCCGTCGCGGCGACCGACTCGGCGTTCGACTTCAGCAGCGCGGTGGTGTCCCAGACGCCCTCGACCAGCGCCTTGCGCTGGGCGTCGTCGACCGTGGCGTCGATCTCGCGGTCATCGTAGCTGACCGACTCGGCCGCGACGTCGATATCGATCTCGGTGTCGGGGTGCTCGTCGACGTAGTCCTGCAGGGCTTCGATCTCCTGCTGGCTCGCGGTGACCGTCGGAATGCCGAGCGCGAGGCAGTTGCCCGCGAAGATCTCGGCGAAGCTCTCGCCGACGATGGCGTCGATGCCCCAGCGCATCAGCGCCTGCGGGGCGTGCTCGCGCGAGGAGCCGCAGCCGAAGTTGGCGTTGACGACCAGTACCGAGGCGTCCCGGAACCGGTCCTCGTTGAAGGGGTGGTCCTTGACTTCGACGGTTCCACCGTCTCCGTCTCGTTGCTCCTCCGGAGCAACGCCGTCGTCGTCGGTGAACCGCTGGTCCTGGAAGACGAACTGGCCGAGGCCGTCGAAGGTGATCGCCTTCAGGTACCGCGCCGGGATGATCTGGTCGGTGTCGATGTCGTTGCCCCGGAGCGGGATGCCGGTCCCGGAGACGCGCTCGACCGTCTCGATGTCGGTCTCGGTGGTCTGTCCGCTCATGCCCGCGTCACCTCCGAGTCGTCGACGTCGGTCTCGGGGAGCTCCCGGACGTCGGTCACCTCGCCCTCGACCGCGGCGGCGGCGACCATCCGGGGGTTCATCAGCACGGTCCGGCCCTCCTTGCTGCCCTGTCGGCCGACGAAGTTCCGGTTCGACGACGACGCGGAGGCCTCGTCGCCCTCCAGCTGGTCGTCGTTCATGCCGAGGCACATCGAGCAGCCCGCGCCGCGCCAGTCGAACCCGGCCTCGGTGAACACCTCGTCGAGGCCCTCGGCCTCGGCGGCGGCCTTCACGCGCTGGCTGCCGGGCACGACCATCGCGCGGACGTCGTCGTGGACCTCCCGTCCCGCGACGACCCGGGCGGCCCGCCGGAGGTCCGGCAGGCGCGCGTTGGTGCAGGAGCCGAGGAAGGCGACGTCGATCTGGTAGCCCTCCATCGTGTCGCCTGGCTCGACCCGCATGTGCTCCTGGGCCCGCCGGGCGGTGTCCCGCTTGTCTTCGGGTAGCTCCTCGGGGTGGGGAATCGGCTCGGTGACGCCGACGCCCTGGCCCGGCGTCGTGCCCCAGGTCACCATCGGTTCGAGCGCGTCGCCGTCGATGACGACCTCGTCGTCGTACTCGGCGTCGTCGTCCGACGCGATGGACTCCCAGTAGGGTTTGAGTTCCTCGAAGCGCTCGGGGTCGTCGGCGAAGGCGTCGGTGTCGGCGAGCCACTCGTAGGTGGTCTCGTCGGGGTTGACGTACCCCGCCCGGGCGCCGCCCTCGATGGACATGTTGCAGATGCTCATCCGACCCTCCATGTCGAGGTTCTCGACGGCCTCGCCGGCGTACTCGTAGACGTAGCCGACGCCGCCGTCGGTCCCGAGCTTCCGGATGATCTGGAGGATGACGTCCTTGGCCTCCACGCCCTCGCCGAGCTCGCCGGTGACCCGAATCCGGCGGACGTCCTTCTTCTCCATCGCCACGGTGCCGGTCGCGAGCACGTCCCGGATCTGGGAGGTGCCGATGCCGAACGCCAGCGCGCCGAACGCGCCGTGGGTCGAGGTGTGACTGTCGCCGCAGACCACCGTCATGCCGGGCTGGGTCAGCCCCTGCTCCGGGCCGATGACGTGGACGATGCCCTGGTCGCCGGTGTCCGGACTGGAGAACTCGATGCCCGCCTCCCGGACGTTCTCCTCGAGTTCGGCCATCATCTCCTCGGCCGCGCCCTCGTAGGGACGCTCGCGGTCGGCGGTCGGGACGATGTGGTCGACGGTGGCGTGGGTGCGCTCGGGGTACGCGACCTCGAGGTCGCGCTCGCGGAGCATGCCGAACGCCTGCGGACTGGTCACCTCGTGGATGAGGTGGAGGCCCACGAACAGCTGGTCCTGGCCGGTCGGGAGCCCGGCGACCTTGTGGCGGTCCCACACCTTGTCGTACAGGGTGCGCTCGCTCATCGGCACCACCTCCGGTTCGTCCGTACTTCGTTGCAACCCCCGGGCGTCGCTCCGCCGGAGACGTCACTGTTCGTCGCTGCGTCGGAGAAATCAGTTCGTACGTGCATCGCTACGGGCTCACTCTTCGGACTCTACGGTCCGGTACTCGCCGCCCCGCTCGAAGACGCGGTCCGCGCTCTCGCCGTCGTCGTGCGGCGGCGTGTGGCTCACGTCCTTCATCCGGTCGGCAGCCTCGTTCTCTTCGTCCACCTCTTCTTCAGCGGCCTCCGGTTCGACTGCCTCCCGGCGACCCCCGTCCGCGGCGACGACCGGCCCGCGCTCGAAGGGCCGGTTCACGGTGCCGCGGGCGGCGTGCGGGTGGGTGTGGCTCACGTCGCGCATCGGCGTCGCGCCGCGCTCGGTGGTCGTCTCGTCTGGCTCGGTCGCCTCGTGTCGGTCTGTTCGGTTCATTGTCTCAGTCGTCCGCTCGCACTCGCTCGGACTCGTCGTCCTCGGTCGATTCCTCTGCCTGTTCCTCGTCGGCCCACGCGAACAGGGCGCGGAGCCTGGCGCCCACGTCCTCGATGTCGTGGTTCACGTCGGCCTCCTTCTGCTGGCGGTACACCGGCCGGCCGGTCTGGTTCTCCGAGATCCACTCCCGGGCGAACTCGCCGTTCTGGACCTCCTCGAGCGCCTCCTCCATGTTCGCGCGCACGTCCTCGTCGATGATCTCGGGGCCGCGGGTGAGCCCGCCGTACTCGGCGGTGTCCGAGACCGAGTCCCACATCTCGCGCATCCCGCCCTCGTACATCAGGTCGACGATGAGCTTCATCTCGTTCAGGCACTCGAAGTAGGCCATCTCGGGGCTGTACCCCGCGTCGACCAGGGTCTCGTAGCCCACCTTGATGAGCTCGGTGATGCCCCCGCAGAGCACCGCCTGCTCGCCGAACAGGTCGGTCTCGGTCTCCTCGCGGAACGTGGTCTCGACCACGCCCGCGCGCGTGCAGCCGATCGCCTTCCCGTAGGCCAGCGCCTCCTGCTTGGCGTCGCCCGTGGCGTCGCGGTACACCGCGAGCAGGCCGGGCGTCCCCTCGCCGCTCTCGTAGTTGCGCCGGACGAGATGGCCCGGCGACTTCGGGGCGATCATCGTCACGTCCACGTCCTCCGGGGGTTCGATCTGGCCGTAGTGGATGTTGAACCCGTGGGCGAACTGGAGGGTGTCGCCGGCCTCGAGTTCGTCCTCGACGTCGTCGTACACCGCGGGCTGGACCGTGTCGGGCACGAGCACCGACACGATGTCGGCCCGGCTCGCGGCCTCCCTGGGCGTCGCCACGTCCAGGCCGTCCTCGCGGGCGGCGTCCCGGGAGGACGACTCTTCGCGCAGGCCGACGACCACGTCGACCCCGCTGTCGGCGAGGTTCTGGGCGTGGGCGTGGCCCTGGCTCCCGTAGCCGAGCACGGCTACGGTCTTGTCGTCGAGGTACGCGTCGTCCGCGTCGTCGTCGTAGTACACTGTCGTGTCGAATTCGTCGTTCTCTGTCATCTGTCGTGTGTAGTTTGTCGGTGAGTCTGTCTCGGGTCAGTCGTCGTACGTTCCGGTCTCGACCCGCTCGGGCTCCTCGTCGTCAGATTCCCCGCTCTCCTTGGCGTGGCCCGGCTCCTCGCCGGGCGTGGTCGGGGTGTCGCCCCGCGCCAGCGCGGTCTGGCCGGTCCGGGCGATCTCGATGATGCCGAACTGCCGGAACGCGTCGATGGCGTCGTCGATCTTGTGCTGCTCGCCGGTGATCTGGACCGTGATGGTCCGGGGCCCGGCGTCGAGCGTCTGGCCCTCGTACATCTGGGTGATGGCGTGGACCTTGTCCGGCTCGTCGCCCCGCACCTTCAGCACGACGAGCTCGGCCTGAACCGCGTGGTCGTCGAGCTCGCCCACCTGGATGACCGGCCGGAGCTTCGCGACCTGCTTCTTCACCTGGTCGATGCCGGCGTCGGTCTCCTCGACGACCAGCGTGATGCGGGCGTGGCCGTCGACCGTCGTCGGCCCGACCGTCAGGCTCTCGATGTTGAACTGCCGCCGGGAGAACAGCCCGGACACCTTCGCCAGCACGCCTGGCTCGTGTTCGACCAGCGCGGAGACGACCGCGGTCCGGGTCTCCTGCTCGGCCTCGACCGCAGGGTCGATGCGGACGCCGTGCTTGTTCCGCCGGCCCTGTGGATCGGGGCGCTCCTCCGGCCGCGGGCCGGCGAGTTCGCCGCCCCTGTTCCCGACGTCGCCGCTCTCGTCCTCCGAGCTCATAGCTGGTCCTCCGATAGCGCGAACTTCCCGTTGTCGCCGCCGCTGGGCACCATCGGGTAGACGTTCGCCGCGGGGTCGATGCGGAAGTCGATGACCGACGGGCCGTCGTAGGCCAGCGCGGCCGCGACGGTGTCGGCGACCTCGTCGTAGTCCTCGACGGTGTAGCCCTGGGCGCCGAACGCCTCGGCCAGCGGCTCGAACTCGGGGCACCACGAGTACTCGGAGGCCGAGTGGCGGCCGTCGTAGAAGGCGTCCTGCCACTGGCGGACCATCCCGATGTACTCGTTGTTGAGCACCGCGACCGTGATGTCCAGGTCCTCGCGGACCGCGACCGACAGCTCCTGGATGGTCATCAGGAACGAGCCGTCGCCCTCGAAGCAGACGACCTGCTGGTCGTCCTCGGCGGCGAACCGGGCGCCGATGGCCGCGGGCAGGCCGTAGCCCATCGTGCCGAGGCCGTGGGAGGAGACCCACGTCCGGGGCCGGGTGTAGGTCCAGTACTGGACCGCCCACATCTGGTGCTGGCCGACCCCGGTCGTGACGATGGTGTCGTCGCCGGTGGCCTCGTCGAGCGCCTCGACGACGAACTGGGGCTTGAGCGGCTCGTCGTCGGGCGTGGCGTAGTCCATCGGGTACTCGGCCTTCCACTCGCGGCACTGCTCGCGCCACTCCCGGTAGCCGTCGGCGATGGCGTCGGCGTCCATCCCGGTCTCGCTACCCAGTTCGTCGTCGAGCTGCTCGAGGACCGTGCCGGCGTCGCCGATCAGCGGGACGTCCGCGTGGACGTTCTTCGAGATCTCCGCCGGGTCGATGTCGACGTGCAGGACCTCGGCGTCGGGCGCGAACGTCTCGACGCCGCCGGTGAGCCGGTCGTCGAACCGGGTGCCGACCGCGAGCATCACGTCGCAGTGGGTGGTCGCCATGTTGGCGTAGCCGGTGCCGTGCATGCCTACCATCTCCATCGCCAGGTCGTCGTCCTCGGGGAACGTCCCGACCGCGGGCATCGAGGTGGCGACCGGAATCTCGTACCGGCGGGCGAACGCCCGGAGCTCCTCGCTGGCCTCGCCCTTGAGCACGCCGCCGCCCGCCAGGATGACGGGCTTGTCTGCGCGTTCGAGCGTGCGCGCGGCCGCACGGACGGACTCGGCGTCGGCGTCGGTCCGCGGCCGGTGGGTGTCGGGCGTCGTCGCCTCGCCGGGCTCGCGGGTCGTCTCGGCCTGCGTCACGTCCTTCGGCAGGTCGACGAGCGTCGGTCCGGGCCGGCCGGACGCCGAGTAGGCGAACGCCTCGCCCACCACGTCGCCGACGGTGTCGGCCCGGTCGGCGAAGTAGTTGGTCTTGGTGATGGGCGCGGTGATGCCGGTGGTGTCGGTCTCCTGGAACGCGTCGTTGCCCACGAACTCGGTCGGCACCTGGCCGGTGAGCGCGACGACGGGGTCCGAGTCCATGCTCGCGTCGGCGATGCCGGTCACGAGGTTGGTCGCGCCCGGCCCGGACGTGGCGAGACAGACGCCCGGCGTGCCCGAGACGACGCCGAAGGCGTCGGCGGCGTGTGCCGCGCCCTGCTCGTGGGCCATCATGACGTGGCGGAGCGGCGAGTCGAACACCGCGTCGTACACCGGCATGATGGCGCCGCCCTGGATGCCGAACAGGGTCTCGGCGCCCGCGTTCTCGAGGGCGGTCACGACCGACTGGGCGCCGGTCTGGACCCGTTTCTCCTCGGTCTCGGGCTCGGTGCGTGCGTCGTCGGCCGTCGCCTCGGTCGAGGACTCCTCGGCGTCGGCCTCGTCGGGGTCGGCGCGCCGCGGTGCGGACTCACTCACGGCGGACCACTCCCGAACCGGTCGGTCGTCGATACTCTGCTGGCTGTGCGTCCTGGGGTGTCGTTGTTGTGCGTGTCACTGTCGGTCGAGCGCGCTTGTCGGTCTGGAGACGATGCGGAACGTCGGGTCGGAGAAGTGGTAGTGTAGGGGCTCAAGCCCCTACAATAATCACGCGCTCGACAGTCGCACTGCTCGCGGCGGCCGGGCTGGTCGCGCCCGGGCGGTCGCGGGGCGCGAGGCGTCTCGCGCCGGTGGCAGTGGTCGACTGTCGCATCGTTACTGGATACGTACCGGGCCCGACGTTCATAATCCTTTCCCGCGTGGCAACCCTTGCGCGAGAATCGACGGGGTCCCGTCCCGCCGGAGACGCCGCGGCCCGCGTCGCTTCCGCGGTGGCAACCCCCGCTTCGGGCGAGTCGGCTACCGTTCCGCCCGGCCGCCGCGCGCGGCTGGCCGGACGGGGCGACTCCGGCGGTCGCCATCAGGCGCGGACCTCCGATTCCTCGCGGGTCACGTCGGCCTCGCGGGCGAACCGCTCCAGGTCGGCGACCGTGACGCGGTTCTTCTCCGCGCCGTAGTCCTTGACCCGGCGGGTCACCTCCCGGACCTCGGCGTCGGTCGGGGCGAACCCGTTGTCCTCCAGGCGCTTGCGGACCGAGTTCGCGCCGGTGTGCTTGCCCAGCACGAACTCCCGCTCGGCGCCGACCATCTCGGGAGTCATCACGCCCGGCTCGAACGTGTCGGAGTTCTCGATGACGCCCGCGGCGTGGATGCCGGACTCGTGGGCGAACGCGTTATCGCCGGTGACCGGCTTGTTCGCCGGTATCGGGACGTCGCTGTACTCCTCGACGATTGCCGAGAGCTCGGCGATGCCGGTCGTGTCGATCCCGGTGTCGACGCCGTAGACGCTCTCGACGGCCATCACGACCTCCTCGTAGGCCGCGTTGCCCGCGCGCTCGCCGATGCCGTTGACCGAGACCTGGGCCTGGTCGGCCCCGGCCTCGAAGCCGGCGACGGCGTTGGCGGAGGCCATGCCGAAGTCGTCGTGGGTGTGGACGTCGATGCGGGCGTCGGTGTGCTCGTCGACCAGTCGGACCAGGTCGGCGAACCGTCCCGGCGTCGCGACGCCGCAGGTGTCGGGGATGTTTATCCAGTCGACGTCGGCCTCGGAGACGGCCTCGACGACCGTCTCGAGGTACTGCTCGTCGGTCCGGGTGGCGTCCATCGGCGAGAACATCGCGGTGACGCCCGCCTCCTTCACCCGTTCGACCGCCTGCACCGACCGCTCGACGACCTCCTCGCGGGTCGCGTGCATCGAATCCTCGATCTGGACGTCGCTGGTCGAGGCGAAGACGTGGACCATCTCGACGCCGGAGTCGATGGCGGCCTCCACGTCCTTGTCGACCACGCGGGCCAGCCCGCAGGTGGTCGTCGTCGTGCTGGCGGCGATGTCGCTGACGGCCTCGAACTCGGCGTCGGAGTTGACGGGGAACCCGGCCTCGATGACGTGGGTGCCCATCCGGTCGAGGGCGTCGGCGATAGTTCGCTTCTCGTCGTAGGAGAAGGAGGTACGGGGAGCCTGTTCGCCGTCGCGCAGGGTCGTGTCGAACACCCGCGCGGACTCGAACTCGGTCTCAGTAGCTAGCGTGCCGTCGAAGAACTCGACCCGCCCGGCTGGTACCGGACGAACCAATGTCGTTGTCGGACATCGTATCCCGTTCTGGCCACCTTCTCCTATTTAACTGTGTCGCTGCGACAGACGGCGGAGGGCTGGGGACGGTCGCCGTCGGGGAGGCGAAAACGGAAAATCGCCCGACTGAAACGGCCTGTAATTCCCCGTATGTCCTAAGTCTACCTTATACTCAGACAATCGTCACAGGCGCGATTCACTCGGCGAATCGTTGATTTTCAACATTCTCCTGTGGAAGATACTCGGGCGCGGTGCTACCAGTTCCCAGTCAGTTACTCGGACCTGCCGGAGCTATCGCCCTGTGGCCGTCCCAGACCGACGTTGCCCCAGCAACAACAGTAAGGTAGCTGGCGGACGAAGTGGCACCTGCATGACGACTCAAGAGGTCACCGACCTGCTCAAGAAGGCGTACAGCGACGAGATCGAGACCGTGATGAACTACCTGACCAACTCCATCGTGCTCGACGGCGTGAGCGCCGAGGAGGTCAAGGAGAGCCTCGAGACCGACATCCAGGAGGAGCTAGGCCACGCCGAGATGCTGGGCCAGCGGCTCAAGCAGCTCGACGAGCGCCCGCCGGCCTCCTACGACTTCGAGGCCCGCCAGGAGAGCCTCCAGCCGCCGGAGGACAGCACCGACGTGCTGTCGGTCATCAACGGCGTGCTCGACGCCGAGGAGGACGCCATCGAGACGTACCGGTCGCTCATCACGGCCGCCGGCGACGAGGACCCGGTGACCGAGGACATCGCGGTGACCATCCTCGCCGACGAGGAGGCCCACCGCACCGAGTTCCGCGGGTTCAAGCGAGAGTACGACGACTGAGGAGCGCGCCGTTCTGGCAGCTACATCCTAGTTTCTCGGTGTCCGACCGCCCTCGGGGGCAAGGACTTTGCCGGGGGAGTGCGAGCGGCCGCGTATGGGCAGTTTCGACCTCGACCTCCAGACCGTCGAGAAGGAGATAGACGACGGCGATACCGACCGCGAGCAGGGCGACCGACGCATCGTGCTGGGCGAACTGGACGGCGAGACCGACGAGCGCGAGTGGTTCGAGGTCGTCGACCGCGGCGACGTCCTCGTGCTGGCCATCGAGGGCGACCTCGCGGAGCTGGCGGCCGACCTCGCGCCGCGCGTCAAGGAGCGCGGCGGCAACCTCGTCCACTTCCGGGAGTTCCTCATCGTGACCCCCGGCGAC
This window encodes:
- a CDS encoding DUF5779 family protein; its protein translation is MGSFDLDLQTVEKEIDDGDTDREQGDRRIVLGELDGETDEREWFEVVDRGDVLVLAIEGDLAELAADLAPRVKERGGNLVHFREFLIVTPGDVSVDTDRL
- a CDS encoding LeuA family protein, whose translation is MRCPTTTLVRPVPAGRVEFFDGTLATETEFESARVFDTTLRDGEQAPRTSFSYDEKRTIADALDRMGTHVIEAGFPVNSDAEFEAVSDIAASTTTTTCGLARVVDKDVEAAIDSGVEMVHVFASTSDVQIEDSMHATREEVVERSVQAVERVKEAGVTAMFSPMDATRTDEQYLETVVEAVSEADVDWINIPDTCGVATPGRFADLVRLVDEHTDARIDVHTHDDFGMASANAVAGFEAGADQAQVSVNGIGERAGNAAYEEVVMAVESVYGVDTGIDTTGIAELSAIVEEYSDVPIPANKPVTGDNAFAHESGIHAAGVIENSDTFEPGVMTPEMVGAEREFVLGKHTGANSVRKRLEDNGFAPTDAEVREVTRRVKDYGAEKNRVTVADLERFAREADVTREESEVRA
- a CDS encoding ferritin-like domain-containing protein yields the protein MTTQEVTDLLKKAYSDEIETVMNYLTNSIVLDGVSAEEVKESLETDIQEELGHAEMLGQRLKQLDERPPASYDFEARQESLQPPEDSTDVLSVINGVLDAEEDAIETYRSLITAAGDEDPVTEDIAVTILADEEAHRTEFRGFKREYDD
- the ilvB gene encoding biosynthetic-type acetolactate synthase large subunit, which encodes MSESAPRRADPDEADAEESSTEATADDARTEPETEEKRVQTGAQSVVTALENAGAETLFGIQGGAIMPVYDAVFDSPLRHVMMAHEQGAAHAADAFGVVSGTPGVCLATSGPGATNLVTGIADASMDSDPVVALTGQVPTEFVGNDAFQETDTTGITAPITKTNYFADRADTVGDVVGEAFAYSASGRPGPTLVDLPKDVTQAETTREPGEATTPDTHRPRTDADAESVRAAARTLERADKPVILAGGGVLKGEASEELRAFARRYEIPVATSMPAVGTFPEDDDLAMEMVGMHGTGYANMATTHCDVMLAVGTRFDDRLTGGVETFAPDAEVLHVDIDPAEISKNVHADVPLIGDAGTVLEQLDDELGSETGMDADAIADGYREWREQCREWKAEYPMDYATPDDEPLKPQFVVEALDEATGDDTIVTTGVGQHQMWAVQYWTYTRPRTWVSSHGLGTMGYGLPAAIGARFAAEDDQQVVCFEGDGSFLMTIQELSVAVREDLDITVAVLNNEYIGMVRQWQDAFYDGRHSASEYSWCPEFEPLAEAFGAQGYTVEDYDEVADTVAAALAYDGPSVIDFRIDPAANVYPMVPSGGDNGKFALSEDQL